The DNA sequence ATTCTATACATGCATCACATTAACATTAATCTATACACTCGGATAAGCAAACTTCTCtatcaattataatttattGTTTATGTCACGTGCTTGTTGTTTTATTCGGGCCAATCTGCTCATAACACGAATACGAGACGGCAGCTCTGTCCAACTCCTGGTACTCACTCCCACTTTTCAATGAACCCACTCCCCTCCCGTCCCTATCACCAGGCATGGTCGCTATGCGTGTCCCAAGATTCAACGAGGCGTACTGCGCATTCTCGCTCTGTTGTTTTATTGTCTGCAGAGATTGGTATACTGTTGGTGGTAAACCTCGTTTTCTTATGTTCTCATAGCTTGCCTCGCCTTTGTGACAAGCGTTGTTAGTTGCCACCTTGCTTGTCGTGCCAACGATGGCATTATTTTGCTGATTGGCCAGAATGTCTAAATCACGTGACGGAAACCCACCCATGGCTCCATATTGCGTGATATTGTCCCCTTGCGTTACGGTTGCACACTGCTCAGAATGATGACCACGTGGTGTTGTGTCCTCCGAGGCGTGTTGCGTGAAATTTTCCCCTTGCGTGACGTCCTCGTAGTTTGGGATGTTGTCACGCATGGCATCCTGAGCTACCTGGTATTCCATGGCTTTATCCTGTGCTTGGTAGTTAAACGGAGTCCCTTGCATTGGTATTTGCTataacaaacaatcaaaataagAGAAATGTCCAACCAATATAAGAATTGAGCACAACGTTACCTCAGGTGAGAAGCCTGTGTTATCAGCATGTTCGAGAGTtctgcaaaacaaaaacattaccGTCAGCCGCCAGTCATAGTTGTCTGTTGAGCAGTTTTCAATATCACTGAAATAATCCATATGTTTACCTGTCTCTTTTTGACTTTTTTCCTAAgagtagaaataaaaaaaacaaagtcaaAACTGATCCTTTATTCCCATAAGCTTTCATCTACAGGCGCGTAGCtaaaatgtgtagttccatGAAATATTCATACCCCCCTTATTGAGGgtgtcggaggtatgacccccacACCTCTGGAATTCCCAACCCCCgggaaaaatataaatacagtaaatgttaaggaaaaagggcatttgacccccccctcctcacctggaaattcctgggcgtttgaaccccccacccccctggaaTTTCGAATCCCCTcaatggaggggggggggggtatggatattttctggaactataCAATaccgccaaaaagtgggttatCATCTCATATTGAAAGCTCGTCAAATATTCAacattttccatatgatactaCTGCTACTGCGATAAACCCTTTTCCCACATTGGCCTATAAAATAATTTCAATGCTCGCGGATTTTTTAATTAACCCAATTTTCGACTGTAGAACACGGAGTCTTGATAGTTCGCATGATTGTCAAAGAGTATGTGTGCCTTATATTACCAAACTCACCTGCTCGTTTTAGCCACATGACGTAGGCTATCAGCCCAATGATGACCAAGACCAAGATGGCGACCACCACAGCGAGACCAACAATGGCCGAGTCCTGGCCCTCAATCTTGACGgctgaaaacaaagaaaagtcTTTATTGTTACCACGACAGCCAGAACAATGACATCATGATATCATTATTACTCAGTAGCAGATCTATGGAGCGGGTTCAGGGccttcacccccccccccccccccccccctccccctccctcttggGCCGCCAAGTGACTTGTGTCACAGTTATTACGAAAATTTAGGGTTACCTCCCCAAACCAGCCAACCAGCCAACCTCCACCACAACCTTGGCAAAAAGCCAGATCCGCCCCTTGGCCCTGTTACCATCTATCTCATCATTTCATCATCTCCACCCTTTTCCTCAACCATCGTCATTAATTACATCGGCACAATCAagatcatcattatcactctCGTCATCGCCATAACGTATTTAGCACACGTACCTGTGGGTGGTACTGAGgatcacgtgactagcacacgtacctgtgggggtggtactgatggtcacgtgactagcacacATACCTGTGGTGGTTGTACTGAGCATCACGTGACTAGCTTACGTACTGTGAGAGTGGTACTGATGGTCACATGACTAGCACACATACCAGTGGGGGTTGCACTGAGgatcacgtgactagcacCCGTACTGCTGGGGTGGTCCTGATGATTAGCACACGTACCTTTGGGGGTGGTCCTGATGTACACCGTGTCACGCCTCGTGTCTGCCCGCACCGACACGGTGACCTCCACCTCGTACAGAGTGTCAGGCTCAAGATCATCCAACACGCACGACAGCGAGGCTGAACTACTAGAGCCTGACGACGTCACCCAGTCACGTGACCTCCCAGCTAGGACCCTAGCACGCATCGTGCACTGGACTTCACTAGATGGTTTTGAAGTGAATGGTGGTCTAATCAGAAATCCACACACATGTGCTTACATTTGAAAGTGACATTGATCCAATCTGAGGTAGACGTGTTCTTGCAGACAGCTTCATTAGTGGCAATACATCTGTAGCTGCCTGCGTCGTTTTTCTTTGACAGAACAAGCATCGGCCCACTGTGATACCATCTTTCAAAGCCTAGTTTGTACCAAGTCGCGTTTGGAACTGGTGAGCCAGTGACGTTACACATTAACTTGGCTGGATGGCCCTCCATAATCGTAACCTCGCTTGAGGGAAACTTGACAACCAACGGAGGCACTGTGCGATGCAAATAAGACGGTTTATAGAAAATAGCGAGTATGGTAAGCCACAATTATACCACTACATATGTTCACGATTATATATAACACATACCGttaatgatctaataaacgccccctatctaaagaacgcctcctgtctaatgaacgcccccctaAACTCACATAAGTTTGCAATGatcgcccctctctaataaacggcCCACTCTATTTAccgccccctccccacctTCCATCCCAGATTAAAAACAAACTACATAGGAATTTCAGTTATATAAATTTAATTAGCCTGGGTTTAACTTCTACTGAGTGAGAATTGCTAAATGTCAAGAATAGCCCGCTACGCAGTCTATAATTCAACGTGTGATCTGACTGAGactagaaccccactgcacttgggtttgttatattgttatagtttgtaaaaaaacgctcctctctaataaacgcctcctatctattaagcccccctcccccccaccctcgGACCATCGAAATGTAATTAACGCCCCGGTCGTTCGCTAGATCATTTAACGGTATGTTCGGGACAAAATAAAACTCCTCCTTTAATCATACCTGATGCAAAAATGCTGATATCTGCTTCCTCCCCCTTTCCCGCGGTATTGCTAGGAATGCAAGTGAAGTTATTCCAGCCAGGCCTCTCCAGGGTAACTAGAAAAATACCAGCCTCACTCGCGTGTAGATGCTCTCCATCCAAGGCAAGCGAGTGCGTCACGTCGGAGGGTTTGCCGTCAGCAGAGCAGGACAACAGGACAATGTCGCCAACGCATCCGAGGGTGGAATTGGACACAAGGGTCGTGTTTTCTGGTTTGTCTGTAGAGTAAAGAGGATTTGACTTTAAAAAGGCAAATATATTTAAGCTTCTTTCTCACTTCCATTGAAGCTTATTTTCATAAGCAAAAAAGGACAGAAAGGAAAGGCTTCTTCTTTGCTTGACGTCGATATACTCACAAATGACATCTAGTGAGGCCGTTTTCATCGTCGTCCCACATGTACTAGTGACGTTACAGGTATAGTTGCCACTGTCATCCCTCCCGACAGATGATAACGTAAGAGAGCTCCCATCGCCCCTGAAGACGCCATCCTTCTTCCAGAAGTTCTTGAAGCTCTGGAATCCAATCGCTAAACACGTAAACACAACCACTGACCCCTCATTTACTGTAGCTCTTGAAGGTGTTATAGAAATTGTCGGTAATTTTTCGGTCACGTTTATGCTCACAGATCTGTTTTCTCCAACTCCAGCGTCATTAATCGGAACACAGGTGAGGAGATGAATCCCTACTGAATCTAATAGAATATTGTGAAACATCCCGTTAATGTTTTTTCTGATCAGTAGATTGTCCATGTAGAGGTGGTAGGTAATCAGTTGTGGTTCACCAACCGCTGAACAGGTCAAGGAAATCGCAGCTCCACATTGACGAACGTTGTAGCTTTCCACTCCCGTGATGTTTGTGTGCACTGGTTTATCTGAAAGCAAAAGAGGGAAATAGTAGAAGAGACAACGAGATTACACGCGGGACTTGTACTGAAGAGTGTACTGAAAAATGACCgaaagtgtgcgtgtgttgTCTTCAACAActcaccaccaccccctcccctcccccccaaaaaagaaaaacgccCCCATCCCTCTCCACTCCCCTATGGATAACGTAATTTATTGTAAACTGCCTCCATTATTCTTCTCCTTCCTTGAGATGTCTTAAGGATGAAACAAATGATTATCCTATTGGGAGAGTAAGAGGAAATGGAGGATAACAGATTGGATGGGCGAAAAAGCAAATCATCCATAACCCCGCAtcacaattattttttaatatataacAGTATACttatattttgtgttttccgcatcaccattattttttaatatataccAGTATACttatattttgtgttttaaCTACTTGCACATTTGTCTTTCTACCTGTGCAACAAATCATCCGTCTAATATTCAAAGAGTATCAAACCACACCCCAACTTACATTGCACGGTAAGACAGACGATACCACTTGCTCCACTCCCGATGTTATTAGTAGCGGTACACACGTAGCACCCCCCGTCCGATATCTTGACATCTCTGAAGGTAAGAGTCTCCCCAGTCCACAGAACATCCTCTTTTCCGCTCCTGGTCCAGGTCACGTTAGGtgttgggttccctgtggcgCTGCACATGAGTACTGCGGTGTTTGTCTTGTTGACCGTTATGTTTGCATGAGTGACACTAGGGGGAACTGCAATCAATAAGGATTATTCTATCGATGCAATAAATCTAATAATGTTGCATTGGAATTAACGCcgtattgtcaccagtttacttccggagtgCCGATAAAAACATCGAAAGAATCTGtaagaatccgcgctatttaacaggccatccgttctaaattatcaatcacatcctcaaagaaacttccaataaacactctgctttcacatttttcaataattttcgcgttttccgttaaaaaaaatcgaagattgctacgtaatcgaccggaaaaAAACTTGTGACAATGCGGCTAGGTTCTTTAAGGGTAAAGGGGAATACTCGAGATAAAATTGATGAAAACGAATCAATTTATCATAAAAGTTTGTTGTGAGGTGAGACCCCTTGATCCCTCACCCCTTTCACCACTAAATCTAGAGCTGAATTCTTAGCTTGAAATTAATAATTCTTATCAAAGGTAACTCCATAAATTAATAGCATTATTATAGTTATTGCAAAAACAATTTATTTTCTACCATAATGCGTTGAATGGATGTCTCAGAAGACAGTGGATgtcttttttttgctaaaaaagcAAATGATCCATCTcaattgtttttaatatttaataattttgATCACTTAAAGTAAACGTAAGTTTCAATTTTTCAGTTTACATTCAAAGCGACTTTTGGCTCAAAGCAGAAAATttaatcagaaaaaaaggcaCGATCAAAATCATCACAGCCTGTGTACAgcacaggcgcgtacacagggggtgcgaTGGGTGTGCCCCCATCCCGCAAAAAGTGGGTCTTTTGTTATAGAAACACCCTCAAACACCATCGTCTTTCCATacgatacctatgactgtaccctccccctcccaagCCAGTCCTAGGTACGTGCCTTCGACAGAGATCTAAACACCCTTGTAGTATTGCTAcattaaaaaagcaaaaaataaatataagataatgataataataacaacagcaacaataaaTTATAATGATTACATATGAAAATTTATCGACTTAATATTGTTGCGAATACCCAATACATCCAGGGTAAATTTTGACGCCTCGAAGGTACCATCTCCGAAATCATCTGACAAGCGCATGGCATACTCCCCAGCATCTTGAGGCTGCACGTTCTTGATGATCAGTGTAATGGGGTTGAACGTCGCTGTACTGATGCTGTACCGAGATTTAAAATCGGTGAAAACTACTGGAGTTGGAGGGGATCCGTCCATCAATACCCCAATCTTAACACTCTTGAATTGAATATCAGCCACACGAACAGATATCGTAGCCGGTGGGGTAATGTCCCAGTACCAGCTCACATTATAGTTTAACGTCCCTTGCAGTAATTTGGTGATGTCTTCGGGCTTGGAAGTAATACGCATTGCACCTACAAGGGCAGTATGACGCAAATTTAATCCCATAAACTTTTTGAGGTGATCATATGGCAAATGAATTGTTATACATCAAAAGAGACATTATCAAGACGTTATCGTAGTTGATGTCTGAAGAGTTATTTAGCTTTATTTGTAGCCATTATCTCTGGTGACGTACTTCAGTTAACACCAATATAGATAAGCATTTAACATGTccaatttatttttgttaaataaGAAGTTCACGTTCTTAGTTCACGTACATGCAAGTGTGTTGATACTGAAGATGATCGCGAAAAACCACATCCATCTAAACCCGGACATCTTCGGTAGCCACCCGGAAAAAATGTCCACACACAAAAGTATATAAATTCTCAGACTCATAGGGTTCGATTAATAAGGCATTCTTCCATGCATGGTCAGTTTCTCTTATTGTTTGAAAGGACACCCGTCGGGAAGTAGAGTGAATTGTGCATCTGCTCTAAACATACGCTTTGAATATACTATAAGTGCAAAATTTAGCTTTTTGATGGTAGATAATCAGTTCAATGTGTTTATCTGGTGTTTTTGTATGGATTATTACTCATAAATTTGTCGTTTGTAGCACGATCATAATATTTATTTGTGTTCCCTAAATATGTGTATATTCATGGTTCTTGTTATAAGCCCTACATATTATCGGCTTCCCTCACTCTGTTCCTCTTAAAACCGACCCTCAAacaccctccctccccctcatagATGACCATTAGCACCCAGCACCCGGGTTGTCATCTCAATCGAATCCTGGCATGTTTTGCCAAAATGAGATAAGCAACTCATTCCCAATAAGCCTCCCCTCCTCCAATTAAGGAAATTATGGTAGCAATCAATTCCTAGCGAGTTTCACCTCGTGGATTTCGCCAGTATTTACAAAATAGGAGGTACTGGGACTAAAAGCTACCAGAATGGCGGCAACTGTACCGACATACAACATATAACATTAACATTAACATAAATCTATACACTCGGATAAGCAAACGTCTCtatcaattataatttattGTTTATGTAACGTGCTTGTTGTTTTATTCGGGCCAATCTGCTCATAACCCGAATACGAGACGGCAGCTCTGTCCAACTCCTGGTACTCACTCCCACTTTTCAATGAACCCACTCCCCTCTCGTCCCTATCACCAGGCATGGTCGCTATGCGTGTCCCAAGATTCAACGAGGCGTACTGCGCATTCTCGCTCTGTTGTTTTATTGTCTGCAGAGATTGGTATACTGTTGGTGGTAAACCTCGTTTTCTTATGTTCTCAAAGCTTGCCTCGCCTTTGTGACAAGCGTTGTTAGTTGCCACCTTGCCTGTCGTGCCAACGATGGCATTATTTTGCTGATTGGCCAGAATGTCAGAATCACGTGACGGAAACCCACCCATGGCTCCGTATTGCGTGATATTGTCCCCTTGCGTTACGGTTGCACTCTGCTCATTGGCCACAGAATGATGACCACGTGGTGTTGTGTCCTCCGAGGCGTGTTGCGTGAAATTTCCCCCTTGCGTGACGTCCTCGTAGTTTGGGATGTTGTCACGCATGGCATCCTGAGCTACCTGGTATTCCATGGCTTTATTCTGTGCTTGGTAGTTAAACGAAGTCCCTTGCATTGGTATTTGCTataacaaacaatcaaaataagAGAAATGTTCAACCAATATAAGAATTGAGCACAAGGTTACTTCAGGTGAGAAGCCTGTGTTATCAGCATGCTCGAGAGTtctgcaaaacaaaaacattaccGTCAGCCGCCAGTCATAGTTGTCTGTTGAGCAGTTTTCAATATCACTGAAATAATCCATATGTTTACCTGTCTCTTTTTGACTTTTTTCctaagagaaaaaataaaaaaaacaaagtcaaAATTGATCCTTTATTCCGATAAGCTTTCATCTACAGGCGCGTAGCtaaaatgtgtagttccatgaaatatccataccccccttaTTGAGGGTGTCGGAGGTACGACCCCCACACCTCTGGAATTCCCAACCCCcggtaaaaatataaatacagtaaatgttaaGGAAAAGAGGcatttgaccccccccccccctcctcacctggaaattcctgggcgtttgaaccccccacccccctggaatttccaatcccctcagtgggtgggggggtatggatattttctggaactataCAATaccgccaaaaagtgggttatCATCTCATATTGAAGGCTCGTCAAATATTCAacattttccatatgatactaCTGCTACTGCGATGATACCTCTTCCCACATCGGCCTATAAAATAATTTCAATGCTCGCGGATTTTTTAATTAACCCAATTTTCGACTGTAGAACACGGAGTCTTGATAGTTCGCATGATTGTCAAAGAGTATGTGTGCCTTATATTACCAAACTCACCTGCTCGTTTTAGCCACATGACGTAGGCTATCAGCCCAATGATGACCAAGACCAAGATGGCGACCACCACAGCGAGACCAACAATGGCCGAGTCCTGGCCCCCAATCTTGACGgctaaaaacaaagaaaagtcTTTATTGTTACCACGACAGCCAGAACAATGACATCATGATATTCATTATTACTCAGTAGCAGATCTATGGAGAGGGTTCAGGGccttaacccccccccccctccctcttggGCCCCCAAGTGACTTGTGTCATAGTTTTTACGAAAATTTAGGGTTACCTCCCCAAACCAGCCAACCAGccaaccaccaccacaaccttGGCAAAAAGCCAGATCCGCCCCTTGGCCCTGTTACCATCTATCTCATCATTTCATCATCTCCACCC is a window from the Nematostella vectensis chromosome 9, jaNemVect1.1, whole genome shotgun sequence genome containing:
- the LOC116614032 gene encoding hemicentin-1, with product MSLRIYILLCVDIFSGWLPKMSGFRWMWFFAIIFSINTLACAMRITSKPEDITKLLQGTLNYNVSWYWDITPPATISVRVADIQFKSVKIGVLMDGSPPTPVVFTDFKSRYSISTATFNPITLIIKNVQPQDAGEYAMRLSDDFGDGTFEASKFTLDVLVPPSVTHANITVNKTNTAVLMCSATGNPTPNVTWTRSGKEDVLWTGETLTFRDVKISDGGCYVCTATNNIGSGASGIVCLTVQYKPVHTNITGVESYNVRQCGAAISLTCSAVGEPQLITYHLYMDNLLIRKNINGMFHNILLDSVGIHLLTCVPINDAGVGENRSVSINVTEKLPTISITPSRATVNEGSVVVFTCLAIGFQSFKNFWKKDGVFRGDGSSLTLSSVGRDDSGNYTCNVTSTCGTTMKTASLDVIYKPENTTLVSNSTLGCVGDIVLLSCSADGKPSDVTHSLALDGEHLHASEAGIFLVTLERPGWNNFTCIPSNTAGKGEEADISIFASVPPLVVKFPSSEVTIMEGHPAKLMCNVTGSPVPNATWYKLGFERWYHSGPMLVLSKKNDAGSYRCIATNEAVCKNTSTSDWINVTFKSVKIEGQDSAIVGLAVVVAILVLVIIGLIAYVMWLKRAGKKSKRDRTLEHADNTGFSPEQIPMQGTPFNYQAQDKAMEYQVAQDAMRDNIPNYEDVTQGENFTQHASEDTTPRGHHSEQCATVTQGDNITQYGAMGGFPSRDLDILANQQNNAIVGTTSKVATNNACHKGEASYENIRKRGLPPTVYQSLQTIKQQSENAQYASLNLGTRIATMPGDRDGRGVGSLKSGSEYQELDRAAVSYSCYEQIGPNKTTST